The following proteins are encoded in a genomic region of Clarias gariepinus isolate MV-2021 ecotype Netherlands chromosome 12, CGAR_prim_01v2, whole genome shotgun sequence:
- the fgd6 gene encoding FYVE, RhoGEF and PH domain-containing protein 6 isoform X1: MPHHSSRTERDGMKKPPVAPKPRLLASQKPAPPPIAPKPEILLHSSSPSVPKRGKPALAPKPCLDKISPKAVQSSFSVSTGKSEGVPTSKNGGLSHYIIPPKSHHMGNCKTRGSEETNETTEHDVGRKQSSPIEELGCNSAKEQVTLLRQDVQNHIHTHTPNMLPDAKEDPHTDVLVKDHIHTQPELQPPAEESFQKQEQFAGKTSQTQYLTSDDTHTIVSVPSPPSKPLPVPQPRRPRRNLLLRQNVVVEYPAETETQPQTQVTHSEDQLSLSEVPEVALSSSNSLANMSPDSTHNRDSNGDAHNNGNVTTSETVCYSVPTFSDGLSSVPIEEEEQQAPAPPPRQKSLLQTDSCNYKTSSSLDNLLLAEHAELDRFDENLNNEEEEDDEDENGTYGDFARCPFTRSLPKQIRLNRSPQVATVTKASLADESSPKIAPKKPQRHSLPASAHSRKQITPPQTPVPAPLPVFGALPPPPNEKNSTWRITFPGIPLFGKQLSQSTSQSQSSERKRPGTRLVKQRARSFSSADLLRVDSGVGMQKHRSLKKLFEARVKLFPKLLRGGTSLDCTSTDTEYDAHTAANAEVTPCSEEVTGNDGEGDCGVEYENVPLYEEIPEYMNLPWVYSSQSTDNEVYEVQEPYEMSRPHLRGDLSEEEEGLSSNEEDDNSSTSSKDEMEQSRDKEEVEKAKRNKVVHIAMEIMSSEKVFVDVLKLLHIDFRDAVAKATRASGKPVVEERVLNQILYYLPQLYELNKDLLRELEERVAHWSDHQRLADIFVQKGPYLKMYSTYIREFDRNVALLDEQCRKNPSFATVVRQFETSPRCASLALKHYLLKPVQRIPQYRLLLTDYLKNLPEDSSDYKDTQTALEVVKEVANHANDIMKQGDNFQKLMQVQCSLNGHHEIVQPGRVFLKEGTLMKLSRKVMQPRMFFLFNDILLYTTPVQSGQYKVNSMLSLAGMKVSKPSQEAYQNELNIESVERSFILSASSATERDEWLEAIATAIDDYTRKKISFISSRSQESEEVSADDSPLGSKAPIWIPDLRTTMCMICTCEFTLTWRRHHCRACGKVVCQACSSNKYYLEYLKNQLARVCDQCYVKLQQKDKGEQSEVAVSPTGRSSAFSFSRKQKKIPSALKEVSANTENSSMSGYLQRSKGYKKPWKRLWFVIKNKVLYTYAASEDVAALESQPLLGFFLREEKSGPAKKLQFKLYHKNILYYIFRAEDIATAQRWIEAFQEAMIL; encoded by the exons ATGCCACACCATTCAAGTAGAACTGAACGTGATG gTATGAAGAAGCCGCCGGTTGCCCCCAAACCCAGGCTTTTGGCTTCTCAGAAGCCAGCCCCTCCGCCAATTGCACCCAAACCCGAGATCCTTCTTcactcttcttctccttctgtgCCAAAGCGGGGGAAACCTGCCCTAGCGCCTAAACCATGCCTGGACAAAATCAGCCCCAAAGCCGTCCAGTCATCTTTCTCTGTCAGCACCGGCAAATCTGAGGGCGTCCCCACATCCAAAAACGGGGGCCTCTCGCATTACATCATACCACCCAAGAGTCACCATATGGGCAACTGTAAAACGAGGGGATCTGAAGAGACGAACGAAACAACAGAACATGATGTAGGAAGAAAGCAAAGCAGCCCAATAGAGGAGCTCGGGTGCAACAGTGCAAAGGAACAAGTGACTTTACTCAGACAAGATGTGCAAaaccacattcacacacacacccctaacaTGCTTCCAGATGCAAAGGAAGATCCACACACAGATGTGCTTGTCAaggatcacatacacacacaaccagaGTTACAACCTCCAGCAGAAGAATCCTTCCAGAAACAAGAACAATTTGCTGGGAAGACATCACAGACACAGTATTTAACTTCTgatgacacacacaccattGTTTCTGTGCCTTCACCCCCTAGTAAGCCACTTCCTGTGCCTCAGCCACGGCGTCCACGAAGAAATCTGCTTCTTCGGCAAAATGTGGTGGTGGAGTATCCAGCCGAAACAGAGACACAACCCCAAACTCAGGTGACACACTCAGAAGACCAACTTTCTTTATCAGAAGTTCCAGAAGTTGCGTTATCATCTAGCAATTCTCTTGCAAACATGTCCCCAGACTCCACCCACAACAGGGACTCGAATGGTGATGCACACAATAATGGCAATGTGACCACCTCAGAGACTGTCTGCTATTCAGTTCCCACCTTTAGTGATGGTTTATCATCTGTTCCTATAGAGGAGGAGGAGCAACAGGCACCAGCCCCGCCTCCTCGACAGAAGTCCCttctacagacagacagttgcAACTATAAAACTTCCTCTTCCTTGGATAATCTACTTCTCGCGGAGCATGCAGAATTGGACAGATTTGATGAGAATCTTAACaatgaagaggaggaggacgatGAAGATGAAAATGGCACATATGGCGATTTTGCTCGTTGTCCATTCACCAGGAGTTTACCCAAACAAATCCGACTCAACCGCAGCCCTCAGGTGGCGACAGTAACCAAGGCATCTTTGGCGGACGAGAGCTCACCGAAGATCGCTCCCAAGAAGCCGCAGAGACACAGTCTACCAGCATCTGCACACTCGAGAAAACAAATCACTCCACCGCAAACACCAGTTCCAGCTCCCCTTCCTGTATTTGGAGCCCTTCCACCCCCACCCAATGAGAAAAACTCAACATGGCGCATCACTTTTCCAGGAATCCCACTATTTGGTAAGCAGCTATCTCAAAGTACTAGCCAGTCTCAAAGCAGCGAAAGAAAGCGACCAGGAACAAGACTAGTTAAGCAGAGGGCGAGGTCGTTCTCCTCGGCTGATCTCCTGCGCGTGGACTCAGGTGTCGGTATGCAGAAACATCGCAGCTTGAAGAAACTTTTCGAAGCGCGTGTAAAGCTGTTTCCCAAGCTGTTGCGTGGTGGGACCTCACTGGACTGCACTAGCACGGATACGGAATATGACGCACACACTGCAGCCAATGCTGAGGTCACACCATGTAGTGAGGAGGTCACTGGGAATGATGGAGAAGGGGATTGTGGAGTAGAATATGAAAATGTTCCCCTCTATGAGGAGATTCCCGAGTACATGAACCTACCCTGGGTCTATTCCAGTCAGAGCACGGATAATGAAGTGTATGAAGTGCAGGAACCGTATGAAATGAGCAG GCCTCATTTGAGAGGTGACTTGtcagaggaagaggaggggCTGAGCTCAAATGAGGAAGATGACAACAGCTCCACATCCAGCAAGGATGAAATGGAGCAATCGAGAGACAAAGAG gAAGTCGAGAAAGCAAAACGGAATAAAGTGGTTCACATTGCCATGGAGATCATGAGCTCAGAGAAAGT GTTCGTGGATGTCCTGAAGTTGCTGCACATT gATTTCCGGGATGCGGTCGCCAAGGCGACCCGTGCCAGTGGGAAGCCTGTGGTGGAGGAGCGGGTGCTGAATCAGATCCTTTACTACCTGCCTCAGCTCTACGAGCTCAACAAGGACCTACTGAGAGAGCTGGAGGAGAGAGTCGCacactg GTCAGATCACCAGAGGCTGGCTGACATCTTTGTGCAGAAGGGGCCGTATCTGAAGATGTACTCCACATACATCCGAGAGTTCGATCGGAACGTGGCTCTGCTGGACGAACAGTGCCGCAAGAACCCCTCTTTCGCCACAGTCGTGCGTCAGTTTGAG ACGAGTCCTCGTTGTGCCAGTCTGGCTTTAAAGCATTACCTACTGAAACCAGTGCAGCGGATTCCACAGTACCGCCTTCTACTGACAG attatttaaaaaatcttcctGAAGACTCATCTGACTACAAGGACACACAAA CTGCCCTTGAGGTGGTGAAGGAAGTTGCAAATCATGCCAATGACATCATGAAACAAGGG gacaACTTCCAGAAATTAATGCAGGTCCAGTGCAGTTTGAACGGCCATCATGAAATTGTGCAGCCTGGAAGG GTGTTTCTTAAGGAGGGTACACTGATGAAACTGTCCAGGAAAGTCATGCAGCCCAGAATGTTCTTCCTG TTTAATGATATCCTGCTGTACACCACTCCTGTACAGTCTGGCCAGTATAAAGTAAACAGCATGCTGTCTCTGGCTGGTATGAAG GTTAGTAAGCCGAGTCAGGAGGCTTATCAGAATGAACTGAACATCGAGAGCGTGGAACGTTCCTTCATCCTGTCAGCCAG ctcAGCCACAGAGAGAGACGAGTGGCTAGAAGCCATCGCCACAGCGATAGACGACTACACAAGAAAgaagatttcatttatttcaagtCGAAGCCAAGAG TCTGAAGAAGTCTCAGCTGATGATTCTCCCCTGGGTTCTAAAGCTCCTATCTGGATCCCAGACCTCCGCACCACCATGTGTATGATCTGTACCTGCGAGTTCACCCTCACCTGGAGACGCCACCACTGCAGGGCCTGCGGCAAG gtTGTGTGCCAGGCGTGTTCGTCTAACAAATACTACCTGGAGTACCTGAAGAATCAGCTAGCGCGCGTGTGTGATCAGTGTTACGTCAAACTACAGCAGAAAGATAAAG GTGAGCAGTCGGAGGTGGCCGTTTCACCCACCGGCCGCAGCTCAGCGTTCTCCTTCTCTAGGAAACAAAAGAAGATTCCCTCAGCACTGAAAGAG GTTTCCGCTAACACTGAGAATTCCTCGATGAGTGGATATCTACAGAGATCGAAAGGCTACAAAAAACCGTGGAAACGCCTGTGGTTCGTCATCAAGAATAAAGTCCTTTACACCTACGCCGCTAGTGAG GATGTTGCAGCACTGGAGAGCCAGCCGCTACTGGGCTTCTTCCTGAGGGAGGAAAAGTCTGGACCAGCTAAGAAGCTGCAGTTTAAACTCTATCAcaagaacatactgtattatatctTCAGAGCGGAAGATATCGCTACAGCTCAGAG gTGGATTGAGGCATTTCAGGAGGCTATGATTCTTTGA
- the fgd6 gene encoding FYVE, RhoGEF and PH domain-containing protein 6 isoform X2: MSTGMKKPPVAPKPRLLASQKPAPPPIAPKPEILLHSSSPSVPKRGKPALAPKPCLDKISPKAVQSSFSVSTGKSEGVPTSKNGGLSHYIIPPKSHHMGNCKTRGSEETNETTEHDVGRKQSSPIEELGCNSAKEQVTLLRQDVQNHIHTHTPNMLPDAKEDPHTDVLVKDHIHTQPELQPPAEESFQKQEQFAGKTSQTQYLTSDDTHTIVSVPSPPSKPLPVPQPRRPRRNLLLRQNVVVEYPAETETQPQTQVTHSEDQLSLSEVPEVALSSSNSLANMSPDSTHNRDSNGDAHNNGNVTTSETVCYSVPTFSDGLSSVPIEEEEQQAPAPPPRQKSLLQTDSCNYKTSSSLDNLLLAEHAELDRFDENLNNEEEEDDEDENGTYGDFARCPFTRSLPKQIRLNRSPQVATVTKASLADESSPKIAPKKPQRHSLPASAHSRKQITPPQTPVPAPLPVFGALPPPPNEKNSTWRITFPGIPLFGKQLSQSTSQSQSSERKRPGTRLVKQRARSFSSADLLRVDSGVGMQKHRSLKKLFEARVKLFPKLLRGGTSLDCTSTDTEYDAHTAANAEVTPCSEEVTGNDGEGDCGVEYENVPLYEEIPEYMNLPWVYSSQSTDNEVYEVQEPYEMSRPHLRGDLSEEEEGLSSNEEDDNSSTSSKDEMEQSRDKEEVEKAKRNKVVHIAMEIMSSEKVFVDVLKLLHIDFRDAVAKATRASGKPVVEERVLNQILYYLPQLYELNKDLLRELEERVAHWSDHQRLADIFVQKGPYLKMYSTYIREFDRNVALLDEQCRKNPSFATVVRQFETSPRCASLALKHYLLKPVQRIPQYRLLLTDYLKNLPEDSSDYKDTQTALEVVKEVANHANDIMKQGDNFQKLMQVQCSLNGHHEIVQPGRVFLKEGTLMKLSRKVMQPRMFFLFNDILLYTTPVQSGQYKVNSMLSLAGMKVSKPSQEAYQNELNIESVERSFILSASSATERDEWLEAIATAIDDYTRKKISFISSRSQESEEVSADDSPLGSKAPIWIPDLRTTMCMICTCEFTLTWRRHHCRACGKVVCQACSSNKYYLEYLKNQLARVCDQCYVKLQQKDKGEQSEVAVSPTGRSSAFSFSRKQKKIPSALKEVSANTENSSMSGYLQRSKGYKKPWKRLWFVIKNKVLYTYAASEDVAALESQPLLGFFLREEKSGPAKKLQFKLYHKNILYYIFRAEDIATAQRWIEAFQEAMIL; encoded by the exons ATGAGTACAG gTATGAAGAAGCCGCCGGTTGCCCCCAAACCCAGGCTTTTGGCTTCTCAGAAGCCAGCCCCTCCGCCAATTGCACCCAAACCCGAGATCCTTCTTcactcttcttctccttctgtgCCAAAGCGGGGGAAACCTGCCCTAGCGCCTAAACCATGCCTGGACAAAATCAGCCCCAAAGCCGTCCAGTCATCTTTCTCTGTCAGCACCGGCAAATCTGAGGGCGTCCCCACATCCAAAAACGGGGGCCTCTCGCATTACATCATACCACCCAAGAGTCACCATATGGGCAACTGTAAAACGAGGGGATCTGAAGAGACGAACGAAACAACAGAACATGATGTAGGAAGAAAGCAAAGCAGCCCAATAGAGGAGCTCGGGTGCAACAGTGCAAAGGAACAAGTGACTTTACTCAGACAAGATGTGCAAaaccacattcacacacacacccctaacaTGCTTCCAGATGCAAAGGAAGATCCACACACAGATGTGCTTGTCAaggatcacatacacacacaaccagaGTTACAACCTCCAGCAGAAGAATCCTTCCAGAAACAAGAACAATTTGCTGGGAAGACATCACAGACACAGTATTTAACTTCTgatgacacacacaccattGTTTCTGTGCCTTCACCCCCTAGTAAGCCACTTCCTGTGCCTCAGCCACGGCGTCCACGAAGAAATCTGCTTCTTCGGCAAAATGTGGTGGTGGAGTATCCAGCCGAAACAGAGACACAACCCCAAACTCAGGTGACACACTCAGAAGACCAACTTTCTTTATCAGAAGTTCCAGAAGTTGCGTTATCATCTAGCAATTCTCTTGCAAACATGTCCCCAGACTCCACCCACAACAGGGACTCGAATGGTGATGCACACAATAATGGCAATGTGACCACCTCAGAGACTGTCTGCTATTCAGTTCCCACCTTTAGTGATGGTTTATCATCTGTTCCTATAGAGGAGGAGGAGCAACAGGCACCAGCCCCGCCTCCTCGACAGAAGTCCCttctacagacagacagttgcAACTATAAAACTTCCTCTTCCTTGGATAATCTACTTCTCGCGGAGCATGCAGAATTGGACAGATTTGATGAGAATCTTAACaatgaagaggaggaggacgatGAAGATGAAAATGGCACATATGGCGATTTTGCTCGTTGTCCATTCACCAGGAGTTTACCCAAACAAATCCGACTCAACCGCAGCCCTCAGGTGGCGACAGTAACCAAGGCATCTTTGGCGGACGAGAGCTCACCGAAGATCGCTCCCAAGAAGCCGCAGAGACACAGTCTACCAGCATCTGCACACTCGAGAAAACAAATCACTCCACCGCAAACACCAGTTCCAGCTCCCCTTCCTGTATTTGGAGCCCTTCCACCCCCACCCAATGAGAAAAACTCAACATGGCGCATCACTTTTCCAGGAATCCCACTATTTGGTAAGCAGCTATCTCAAAGTACTAGCCAGTCTCAAAGCAGCGAAAGAAAGCGACCAGGAACAAGACTAGTTAAGCAGAGGGCGAGGTCGTTCTCCTCGGCTGATCTCCTGCGCGTGGACTCAGGTGTCGGTATGCAGAAACATCGCAGCTTGAAGAAACTTTTCGAAGCGCGTGTAAAGCTGTTTCCCAAGCTGTTGCGTGGTGGGACCTCACTGGACTGCACTAGCACGGATACGGAATATGACGCACACACTGCAGCCAATGCTGAGGTCACACCATGTAGTGAGGAGGTCACTGGGAATGATGGAGAAGGGGATTGTGGAGTAGAATATGAAAATGTTCCCCTCTATGAGGAGATTCCCGAGTACATGAACCTACCCTGGGTCTATTCCAGTCAGAGCACGGATAATGAAGTGTATGAAGTGCAGGAACCGTATGAAATGAGCAG GCCTCATTTGAGAGGTGACTTGtcagaggaagaggaggggCTGAGCTCAAATGAGGAAGATGACAACAGCTCCACATCCAGCAAGGATGAAATGGAGCAATCGAGAGACAAAGAG gAAGTCGAGAAAGCAAAACGGAATAAAGTGGTTCACATTGCCATGGAGATCATGAGCTCAGAGAAAGT GTTCGTGGATGTCCTGAAGTTGCTGCACATT gATTTCCGGGATGCGGTCGCCAAGGCGACCCGTGCCAGTGGGAAGCCTGTGGTGGAGGAGCGGGTGCTGAATCAGATCCTTTACTACCTGCCTCAGCTCTACGAGCTCAACAAGGACCTACTGAGAGAGCTGGAGGAGAGAGTCGCacactg GTCAGATCACCAGAGGCTGGCTGACATCTTTGTGCAGAAGGGGCCGTATCTGAAGATGTACTCCACATACATCCGAGAGTTCGATCGGAACGTGGCTCTGCTGGACGAACAGTGCCGCAAGAACCCCTCTTTCGCCACAGTCGTGCGTCAGTTTGAG ACGAGTCCTCGTTGTGCCAGTCTGGCTTTAAAGCATTACCTACTGAAACCAGTGCAGCGGATTCCACAGTACCGCCTTCTACTGACAG attatttaaaaaatcttcctGAAGACTCATCTGACTACAAGGACACACAAA CTGCCCTTGAGGTGGTGAAGGAAGTTGCAAATCATGCCAATGACATCATGAAACAAGGG gacaACTTCCAGAAATTAATGCAGGTCCAGTGCAGTTTGAACGGCCATCATGAAATTGTGCAGCCTGGAAGG GTGTTTCTTAAGGAGGGTACACTGATGAAACTGTCCAGGAAAGTCATGCAGCCCAGAATGTTCTTCCTG TTTAATGATATCCTGCTGTACACCACTCCTGTACAGTCTGGCCAGTATAAAGTAAACAGCATGCTGTCTCTGGCTGGTATGAAG GTTAGTAAGCCGAGTCAGGAGGCTTATCAGAATGAACTGAACATCGAGAGCGTGGAACGTTCCTTCATCCTGTCAGCCAG ctcAGCCACAGAGAGAGACGAGTGGCTAGAAGCCATCGCCACAGCGATAGACGACTACACAAGAAAgaagatttcatttatttcaagtCGAAGCCAAGAG TCTGAAGAAGTCTCAGCTGATGATTCTCCCCTGGGTTCTAAAGCTCCTATCTGGATCCCAGACCTCCGCACCACCATGTGTATGATCTGTACCTGCGAGTTCACCCTCACCTGGAGACGCCACCACTGCAGGGCCTGCGGCAAG gtTGTGTGCCAGGCGTGTTCGTCTAACAAATACTACCTGGAGTACCTGAAGAATCAGCTAGCGCGCGTGTGTGATCAGTGTTACGTCAAACTACAGCAGAAAGATAAAG GTGAGCAGTCGGAGGTGGCCGTTTCACCCACCGGCCGCAGCTCAGCGTTCTCCTTCTCTAGGAAACAAAAGAAGATTCCCTCAGCACTGAAAGAG GTTTCCGCTAACACTGAGAATTCCTCGATGAGTGGATATCTACAGAGATCGAAAGGCTACAAAAAACCGTGGAAACGCCTGTGGTTCGTCATCAAGAATAAAGTCCTTTACACCTACGCCGCTAGTGAG GATGTTGCAGCACTGGAGAGCCAGCCGCTACTGGGCTTCTTCCTGAGGGAGGAAAAGTCTGGACCAGCTAAGAAGCTGCAGTTTAAACTCTATCAcaagaacatactgtattatatctTCAGAGCGGAAGATATCGCTACAGCTCAGAG gTGGATTGAGGCATTTCAGGAGGCTATGATTCTTTGA
- the fgd6 gene encoding FYVE, RhoGEF and PH domain-containing protein 6 isoform X3, whose protein sequence is MKKPPVAPKPRLLASQKPAPPPIAPKPEILLHSSSPSVPKRGKPALAPKPCLDKISPKAVQSSFSVSTGKSEGVPTSKNGGLSHYIIPPKSHHMGNCKTRGSEETNETTEHDVGRKQSSPIEELGCNSAKEQVTLLRQDVQNHIHTHTPNMLPDAKEDPHTDVLVKDHIHTQPELQPPAEESFQKQEQFAGKTSQTQYLTSDDTHTIVSVPSPPSKPLPVPQPRRPRRNLLLRQNVVVEYPAETETQPQTQVTHSEDQLSLSEVPEVALSSSNSLANMSPDSTHNRDSNGDAHNNGNVTTSETVCYSVPTFSDGLSSVPIEEEEQQAPAPPPRQKSLLQTDSCNYKTSSSLDNLLLAEHAELDRFDENLNNEEEEDDEDENGTYGDFARCPFTRSLPKQIRLNRSPQVATVTKASLADESSPKIAPKKPQRHSLPASAHSRKQITPPQTPVPAPLPVFGALPPPPNEKNSTWRITFPGIPLFGKQLSQSTSQSQSSERKRPGTRLVKQRARSFSSADLLRVDSGVGMQKHRSLKKLFEARVKLFPKLLRGGTSLDCTSTDTEYDAHTAANAEVTPCSEEVTGNDGEGDCGVEYENVPLYEEIPEYMNLPWVYSSQSTDNEVYEVQEPYEMSRPHLRGDLSEEEEGLSSNEEDDNSSTSSKDEMEQSRDKEEVEKAKRNKVVHIAMEIMSSEKVFVDVLKLLHIDFRDAVAKATRASGKPVVEERVLNQILYYLPQLYELNKDLLRELEERVAHWSDHQRLADIFVQKGPYLKMYSTYIREFDRNVALLDEQCRKNPSFATVVRQFETSPRCASLALKHYLLKPVQRIPQYRLLLTDYLKNLPEDSSDYKDTQTALEVVKEVANHANDIMKQGDNFQKLMQVQCSLNGHHEIVQPGRVFLKEGTLMKLSRKVMQPRMFFLFNDILLYTTPVQSGQYKVNSMLSLAGMKVSKPSQEAYQNELNIESVERSFILSASSATERDEWLEAIATAIDDYTRKKISFISSRSQESEEVSADDSPLGSKAPIWIPDLRTTMCMICTCEFTLTWRRHHCRACGKVVCQACSSNKYYLEYLKNQLARVCDQCYVKLQQKDKGEQSEVAVSPTGRSSAFSFSRKQKKIPSALKEVSANTENSSMSGYLQRSKGYKKPWKRLWFVIKNKVLYTYAASEDVAALESQPLLGFFLREEKSGPAKKLQFKLYHKNILYYIFRAEDIATAQRWIEAFQEAMIL, encoded by the exons ATGAAGAAGCCGCCGGTTGCCCCCAAACCCAGGCTTTTGGCTTCTCAGAAGCCAGCCCCTCCGCCAATTGCACCCAAACCCGAGATCCTTCTTcactcttcttctccttctgtgCCAAAGCGGGGGAAACCTGCCCTAGCGCCTAAACCATGCCTGGACAAAATCAGCCCCAAAGCCGTCCAGTCATCTTTCTCTGTCAGCACCGGCAAATCTGAGGGCGTCCCCACATCCAAAAACGGGGGCCTCTCGCATTACATCATACCACCCAAGAGTCACCATATGGGCAACTGTAAAACGAGGGGATCTGAAGAGACGAACGAAACAACAGAACATGATGTAGGAAGAAAGCAAAGCAGCCCAATAGAGGAGCTCGGGTGCAACAGTGCAAAGGAACAAGTGACTTTACTCAGACAAGATGTGCAAaaccacattcacacacacacccctaacaTGCTTCCAGATGCAAAGGAAGATCCACACACAGATGTGCTTGTCAaggatcacatacacacacaaccagaGTTACAACCTCCAGCAGAAGAATCCTTCCAGAAACAAGAACAATTTGCTGGGAAGACATCACAGACACAGTATTTAACTTCTgatgacacacacaccattGTTTCTGTGCCTTCACCCCCTAGTAAGCCACTTCCTGTGCCTCAGCCACGGCGTCCACGAAGAAATCTGCTTCTTCGGCAAAATGTGGTGGTGGAGTATCCAGCCGAAACAGAGACACAACCCCAAACTCAGGTGACACACTCAGAAGACCAACTTTCTTTATCAGAAGTTCCAGAAGTTGCGTTATCATCTAGCAATTCTCTTGCAAACATGTCCCCAGACTCCACCCACAACAGGGACTCGAATGGTGATGCACACAATAATGGCAATGTGACCACCTCAGAGACTGTCTGCTATTCAGTTCCCACCTTTAGTGATGGTTTATCATCTGTTCCTATAGAGGAGGAGGAGCAACAGGCACCAGCCCCGCCTCCTCGACAGAAGTCCCttctacagacagacagttgcAACTATAAAACTTCCTCTTCCTTGGATAATCTACTTCTCGCGGAGCATGCAGAATTGGACAGATTTGATGAGAATCTTAACaatgaagaggaggaggacgatGAAGATGAAAATGGCACATATGGCGATTTTGCTCGTTGTCCATTCACCAGGAGTTTACCCAAACAAATCCGACTCAACCGCAGCCCTCAGGTGGCGACAGTAACCAAGGCATCTTTGGCGGACGAGAGCTCACCGAAGATCGCTCCCAAGAAGCCGCAGAGACACAGTCTACCAGCATCTGCACACTCGAGAAAACAAATCACTCCACCGCAAACACCAGTTCCAGCTCCCCTTCCTGTATTTGGAGCCCTTCCACCCCCACCCAATGAGAAAAACTCAACATGGCGCATCACTTTTCCAGGAATCCCACTATTTGGTAAGCAGCTATCTCAAAGTACTAGCCAGTCTCAAAGCAGCGAAAGAAAGCGACCAGGAACAAGACTAGTTAAGCAGAGGGCGAGGTCGTTCTCCTCGGCTGATCTCCTGCGCGTGGACTCAGGTGTCGGTATGCAGAAACATCGCAGCTTGAAGAAACTTTTCGAAGCGCGTGTAAAGCTGTTTCCCAAGCTGTTGCGTGGTGGGACCTCACTGGACTGCACTAGCACGGATACGGAATATGACGCACACACTGCAGCCAATGCTGAGGTCACACCATGTAGTGAGGAGGTCACTGGGAATGATGGAGAAGGGGATTGTGGAGTAGAATATGAAAATGTTCCCCTCTATGAGGAGATTCCCGAGTACATGAACCTACCCTGGGTCTATTCCAGTCAGAGCACGGATAATGAAGTGTATGAAGTGCAGGAACCGTATGAAATGAGCAG GCCTCATTTGAGAGGTGACTTGtcagaggaagaggaggggCTGAGCTCAAATGAGGAAGATGACAACAGCTCCACATCCAGCAAGGATGAAATGGAGCAATCGAGAGACAAAGAG gAAGTCGAGAAAGCAAAACGGAATAAAGTGGTTCACATTGCCATGGAGATCATGAGCTCAGAGAAAGT GTTCGTGGATGTCCTGAAGTTGCTGCACATT gATTTCCGGGATGCGGTCGCCAAGGCGACCCGTGCCAGTGGGAAGCCTGTGGTGGAGGAGCGGGTGCTGAATCAGATCCTTTACTACCTGCCTCAGCTCTACGAGCTCAACAAGGACCTACTGAGAGAGCTGGAGGAGAGAGTCGCacactg GTCAGATCACCAGAGGCTGGCTGACATCTTTGTGCAGAAGGGGCCGTATCTGAAGATGTACTCCACATACATCCGAGAGTTCGATCGGAACGTGGCTCTGCTGGACGAACAGTGCCGCAAGAACCCCTCTTTCGCCACAGTCGTGCGTCAGTTTGAG ACGAGTCCTCGTTGTGCCAGTCTGGCTTTAAAGCATTACCTACTGAAACCAGTGCAGCGGATTCCACAGTACCGCCTTCTACTGACAG attatttaaaaaatcttcctGAAGACTCATCTGACTACAAGGACACACAAA CTGCCCTTGAGGTGGTGAAGGAAGTTGCAAATCATGCCAATGACATCATGAAACAAGGG gacaACTTCCAGAAATTAATGCAGGTCCAGTGCAGTTTGAACGGCCATCATGAAATTGTGCAGCCTGGAAGG GTGTTTCTTAAGGAGGGTACACTGATGAAACTGTCCAGGAAAGTCATGCAGCCCAGAATGTTCTTCCTG TTTAATGATATCCTGCTGTACACCACTCCTGTACAGTCTGGCCAGTATAAAGTAAACAGCATGCTGTCTCTGGCTGGTATGAAG GTTAGTAAGCCGAGTCAGGAGGCTTATCAGAATGAACTGAACATCGAGAGCGTGGAACGTTCCTTCATCCTGTCAGCCAG ctcAGCCACAGAGAGAGACGAGTGGCTAGAAGCCATCGCCACAGCGATAGACGACTACACAAGAAAgaagatttcatttatttcaagtCGAAGCCAAGAG TCTGAAGAAGTCTCAGCTGATGATTCTCCCCTGGGTTCTAAAGCTCCTATCTGGATCCCAGACCTCCGCACCACCATGTGTATGATCTGTACCTGCGAGTTCACCCTCACCTGGAGACGCCACCACTGCAGGGCCTGCGGCAAG gtTGTGTGCCAGGCGTGTTCGTCTAACAAATACTACCTGGAGTACCTGAAGAATCAGCTAGCGCGCGTGTGTGATCAGTGTTACGTCAAACTACAGCAGAAAGATAAAG GTGAGCAGTCGGAGGTGGCCGTTTCACCCACCGGCCGCAGCTCAGCGTTCTCCTTCTCTAGGAAACAAAAGAAGATTCCCTCAGCACTGAAAGAG GTTTCCGCTAACACTGAGAATTCCTCGATGAGTGGATATCTACAGAGATCGAAAGGCTACAAAAAACCGTGGAAACGCCTGTGGTTCGTCATCAAGAATAAAGTCCTTTACACCTACGCCGCTAGTGAG GATGTTGCAGCACTGGAGAGCCAGCCGCTACTGGGCTTCTTCCTGAGGGAGGAAAAGTCTGGACCAGCTAAGAAGCTGCAGTTTAAACTCTATCAcaagaacatactgtattatatctTCAGAGCGGAAGATATCGCTACAGCTCAGAG gTGGATTGAGGCATTTCAGGAGGCTATGATTCTTTGA